A window from Cydia pomonella isolate Wapato2018A chromosome 8, ilCydPomo1, whole genome shotgun sequence encodes these proteins:
- the LOC133520277 gene encoding uncharacterized protein LOC133520277 — translation MVDIKPLIKRRASFKAKLTLFESHLTTVESCDRLSRLQTSELNHRLSKIEEIYSEFDSVQCDIENELEIPDEQYKEREAFESKYFGLVARARELLAAAAPAPGASAGGDGSETGSCVTAIGGGTKLKLPTIDMPSFSGHYHDWLEFRDTFSSLIHSNDSIPNINKFHYLRAALKGSAAVVIQSLDFSSDNYTSAWELLCDRYNNKRSLVNNHVQAIFNIEQLSKESSRSIRNLIDTINKNLRALKSLDLPTEYWDVLIIQIISSKLDTTTHHKWESYRNKLKELPTLQMFNDFLKDRADLLESTEISNKKRRSSDTTHSRQKALTAKG, via the coding sequence atggttgataTTAAACCTTTAATTAAAAGGCGTGCCTCATTCAAAGCTAAGCTTACGCTGTTTGAAAGCCATCTAACAACTGTCGAAAGTTGTGATCGCTTGAGTAGATTGCAAACTTCTGAATTAAATCACCGTTTAtcaaaaattgaagaaatatattCAGAATTTGACTCCGTTCAGTGTGATATAGAGAACGAATTGGAAATTCCAGATGAGCAGTATAAAGAACGCGAGGCTTTCGAGAGCAAGTACTTCGGGCTCGTCGCGCGCGCGCGCGAGCTGCTGGCGgcggccgcgccggcgccgggcgCCTCTGCGGGCGGCGACGGCTCGGAGACAGGTTCTTGTGTTACTGCGATTGGAGGTGGGACAAAACTTAAACTTCCTACTATAGATATGCCTAGCTTCTCGGGCCATTATCATGACTGGTTGGAGTTCCGTGACACATTTAGTAGTCTCATACATTCAAATGATTCAATTCCAAACATTAATAAATTTCATTACTTGCGCGCCGCGCTAAAGGGTAGTGCCGCGGTAGTGATTCAATCTTTAGATTTTTCCAGCGATAATTATACATCAGCTTGGGAACTACTTTGCGatcgttataataataaaagatcTTTAGTGAACAATCATGTTCAGGCAATTTTTAACATAGAACAATTGTCAAAAGAATCGTCTAGATCAATAAGAAACCTTATTGACacgataaataaaaacttaagagCACTCAAATCACTTGATCTCCCTACTGAGTATTGGGATGTTCTCataattcaaataatatcaagCAAATTAGATACAACTACACATCATAAATGGGAATCGTATAGGAATAAATTAAAGGAGCTCCCTACACTTCAAATGTTTAACGATTTCCTCAAAGATCGGGCTGACTTACTAGAATCAACTGAAATCTCTAATAAAAAACGTCGGTCTAGCGACACTACGCACAGTCGACAGAAGGCGTTGACAGctaaaggttga